The proteins below are encoded in one region of Paenibacillus sp. YYML68:
- a CDS encoding D-alanyl-D-alanine carboxypeptidase family protein has translation MRRVGLLLLALWLAASGFGYRFGLGGTVQAAPAVGTSAVSAALIDVESGRLLYSSRGDKQMLIASLTKIMTAIVAIEHGNLSDMAKVSKNAFGKEGSSIYLKLNEEMNLKDLLFGLMLRSGNDAAVTIAEHVGGSVEGFAYLMNEKAKLIGMTNSSFKNPSGLDEDGHYSTANDMAKLTAYALRNPVFQEIVKTKMKKVPNPHESWDYTWLNKNKMLSLYDGADGVKTGYTKAAGRCLVSSATHGGQQLAVVTLSDPNDWIDHARLLDYGFQHYPLKSLVEKGAAVEGTTLVSGTDFQYPLEQGEDAKLERKTTMNDATSTDYMLGIAGKLEFMLNGKSIGSVPLVQPGSQRLSLKDRSTFTFTNTESDSWHLSDQWLYVLRTLSRVLFTGQTD, from the coding sequence ATGAGAAGAGTAGGATTGCTGCTGCTGGCGCTGTGGCTGGCTGCCTCGGGCTTCGGCTATCGCTTCGGCTTGGGCGGGACGGTACAGGCTGCGCCTGCTGTCGGGACAAGCGCGGTGTCTGCGGCATTGATTGATGTGGAATCAGGCCGCCTGCTGTACAGCTCAAGAGGCGACAAGCAGATGCTAATTGCCAGCCTGACTAAGATTATGACCGCGATCGTCGCGATCGAGCACGGCAACCTGAGCGACATGGCAAAGGTGAGCAAGAACGCATTCGGCAAGGAGGGCTCCTCCATCTATTTGAAGCTGAACGAGGAGATGAACCTGAAGGACCTGCTGTTCGGTCTCATGCTTCGCTCTGGCAACGATGCAGCGGTGACGATCGCCGAGCATGTCGGCGGCAGCGTGGAAGGCTTCGCGTACTTGATGAACGAGAAGGCGAAGCTGATCGGCATGACCAATTCCAGCTTCAAGAATCCGTCCGGCCTTGATGAGGACGGTCACTATTCGACGGCGAACGATATGGCCAAGCTGACGGCGTATGCGTTACGCAACCCTGTTTTCCAGGAAATTGTCAAGACGAAGATGAAAAAGGTTCCGAACCCGCATGAGTCCTGGGACTATACGTGGTTGAACAAAAACAAGATGCTGTCGCTATATGATGGCGCAGATGGTGTGAAGACGGGCTACACGAAGGCGGCAGGCCGCTGTCTCGTATCGTCTGCTACGCACGGCGGACAGCAGCTGGCGGTCGTGACGCTTAGCGATCCGAACGATTGGATTGACCATGCGCGGCTGCTCGACTATGGCTTCCAGCATTATCCATTGAAGTCGCTAGTGGAGAAGGGAGCGGCGGTCGAAGGGACGACGCTTGTATCTGGAACGGACTTCCAGTACCCGCTCGAGCAAGGCGAGGACGCGAAGCTGGAGCGCAAGACGACGATGAATGATGCGACATCGACCGACTATATGCTTGGCATTGCAGGCAAGCTCGAATTTATGCTCAATGGCAAGTCGATCGGCTCCGTGCCGCTCGTGCAGCCGGGCAGTCAGCGCTTGTCGCTCAAGGATCGCTCAACCTTTACATTTACGAATACGGAGTCAGACAGCTGGCATTTGTCCGATCAATGGCTGTACGTGCTAAGGACGCTGTCTAGGGTGCTGTTCACCGGGCAGACGGATTAG
- a CDS encoding nucleoside recognition domain-containing protein: MVNIIWLFFIVAGFIVAAFQGRIDLVTEAVFEGAKSGVTVCFGLISIMVFWLGMMRIAEDSGLLRMMARLLGPVVRALFPGIPKDHPALGYIMSNMSANIFGLGNAATPMGIKAMQELQKLNPNKEVASPAMCTLLALNTASITLIPTTLIAIRMSYNSANPAEIVGTTLMATIVSTAAAIIVDRWYRNRSTQIELRKR; the protein is encoded by the coding sequence ATGGTCAACATCATTTGGTTGTTTTTTATCGTTGCCGGATTTATCGTCGCCGCGTTTCAAGGGAGAATCGACTTGGTTACGGAGGCCGTGTTTGAAGGAGCGAAGAGCGGCGTCACCGTCTGCTTTGGCTTGATCAGCATTATGGTGTTCTGGCTCGGGATGATGCGTATCGCGGAAGATTCCGGCCTGCTTCGCATGATGGCGAGGCTGCTTGGACCGGTCGTCCGCGCCCTCTTCCCGGGCATCCCGAAGGATCATCCGGCGCTCGGCTACATCATGTCGAACATGAGCGCCAACATCTTCGGTCTTGGCAATGCAGCGACGCCGATGGGCATCAAGGCGATGCAGGAGCTGCAGAAGCTTAATCCGAACAAGGAAGTGGCAAGTCCTGCGATGTGTACGCTGCTGGCGCTCAACACGGCGAGCATCACTCTCATTCCGACGACGCTGATCGCGATTCGGATGAGCTACAACTCGGCCAATCCGGCCGAGATCGTCGGAACGACGCTGATGGCGACGATCGTGTCGACGGCGGCAGCTATTATCGTGGACCGTTGGTACCGTAATCGAAGCACGCAGATCGAGCTGAGGAAGAGGTGA
- a CDS encoding spore maturation protein: MFDFVNLISAWAIPVIIVFIPLYAAYRKVPVYESFVDGAKDGFDTAIRIIPHLVGMMVAISVFRASGAMDIFIGWLKPICEQLGIPTEVMPLAFLRPITGAGSLAFTTDLISQFGPDSMVGRIASTVQGSTDTTLYVITVYFGAIGIRKAGYALKVGLISDAVGFIASIAVCYLVFTS; this comes from the coding sequence GTGTTTGATTTTGTCAATCTCATATCGGCTTGGGCTATACCTGTCATCATCGTCTTCATCCCGCTCTATGCAGCGTACCGCAAAGTTCCGGTCTACGAATCGTTCGTAGACGGAGCGAAGGACGGCTTCGATACGGCGATTCGCATCATTCCGCATCTGGTCGGCATGATGGTTGCGATCAGTGTGTTCCGCGCCTCGGGCGCGATGGACATCTTCATCGGCTGGCTGAAGCCGATCTGCGAGCAGCTTGGCATTCCGACCGAGGTGATGCCGCTGGCGTTCCTGCGCCCGATTACTGGTGCGGGGTCGCTGGCGTTCACGACCGACCTGATCTCGCAGTTCGGGCCGGATTCGATGGTCGGGCGGATCGCCTCGACTGTACAGGGCAGCACCGATACGACGCTGTACGTCATTACCGTCTACTTCGGTGCGATCGGCATCCGCAAGGCGGGCTACGCGCTCAAGGTCGGCTTAATCTCCGATGCGGTTGGCTTCATCGCCTCGATCGCGGTCTGCTACCTCGTATTCACGTCGTAA
- a CDS encoding N-acetylmuramoyl-L-alanine amidase, whose protein sequence is MYTGIILHHSACPSINGKGYDLFVTKNGVIIPSSAQTDPYYIHVCIEGDYSAPRVTLTAQEREQWFILAKLVHRLCQQYNLQPDQLRPHSDSCPGAGFDWAQLVISPEDRYH, encoded by the coding sequence ATGTACACTGGCATCATACTTCATCATTCCGCATGTCCCTCCATTAACGGAAAAGGGTATGACCTGTTCGTCACCAAGAACGGTGTCATCATCCCTTCTTCCGCCCAAACGGACCCTTACTATATCCATGTTTGTATCGAAGGCGATTACAGCGCCCCGCGCGTTACACTGACCGCGCAGGAGCGCGAGCAATGGTTCATCCTCGCGAAGCTCGTGCATCGGCTGTGCCAGCAGTACAATTTACAGCCTGATCAGCTGCGTCCGCACTCCGACAGCTGTCCTGGCGCAGGCTTCGATTGGGCTCAGCTTGTGATTTCACCTGAGGATAGGTATCATTAG
- a CDS encoding pseudouridine synthase — protein sequence MERLQKVLAEAGIASRRKCEELITAGRVQVNDEVVTTLGVKVDPKQDSIRVDGKPIRKQSKVYLLFNKPKGVITSAEDPEGRKTVTDFFKHLKVRVYPIGRLDYDTEGLLLLTNDGDFAHLLTHPKFHVPRTYLATVNGVPHGTMLDKLRSGIKLEDGMTSPAEVDYYDVDPDKKEAIIKITIFEGRNRQVRRMFDAIHHPVIKLKRVQFGPILLTGVPRGKSRPLLPVEVEELRKAAQDVGAGKSHNIHKGELDV from the coding sequence ATGGAACGTTTACAGAAGGTGCTGGCCGAAGCCGGAATCGCATCCCGTCGCAAATGCGAGGAGCTGATTACCGCTGGCCGCGTACAGGTCAATGATGAGGTGGTCACAACGCTGGGGGTGAAGGTGGATCCGAAGCAGGATTCCATTCGCGTTGATGGCAAGCCGATTCGCAAGCAATCGAAGGTCTATTTACTATTCAACAAGCCGAAGGGCGTCATTACGAGCGCGGAGGACCCGGAGGGCCGCAAGACGGTCACCGATTTTTTCAAGCATTTGAAGGTGAGAGTATATCCCATCGGACGGCTCGATTACGATACAGAGGGCTTACTGCTGCTGACGAATGACGGTGATTTTGCCCATTTACTCACGCATCCTAAGTTTCACGTGCCACGTACGTATCTCGCGACGGTGAATGGAGTGCCGCATGGCACGATGCTGGACAAGCTGCGTTCAGGCATTAAGCTGGAGGATGGCATGACGTCACCTGCCGAGGTCGATTATTACGATGTCGATCCGGATAAGAAGGAGGCGATCATCAAGATTACGATCTTCGAGGGCCGCAATCGTCAGGTGCGTCGTATGTTCGATGCGATTCATCATCCGGTCATTAAGCTGAAGCGGGTGCAGTTCGGGCCAATTCTGCTTACTGGCGTGCCGCGAGGCAAGTCCCGTCCGCTGCTACCTGTCGAGGTGGAGGAGCTGCGCAAGGCGGCGCAGGATGTTGGAGCTGGCAAGTCACATAATATTCATAAAGGCGAATTGGACGTCTGA